The genomic DNA AGCTCGACGTTGATGGTCTGCAGGTTGGCCAGGCCACCGCCGTTGAGGACGCCGGACAGCAGCGCGAAGACCTGCTCGACGTCGGGGTAGTCGACGGTGTTCTGGTTGCGCAGGGTGGTGCCGGGTCGCAGCACGCCCGTCGGCACGACGCCGTCTGGCGGCCCGATACCGATGAACTTCTCGCCGAGCAGCGTCGTCTGCTGCAGGGTGGCGATGCTGTTGGCGGGCAGCTTCACCGACTTCTTGATGCGCATCTGCACGAGCGCCTTGAAGTCCTTCGTCAGCGTGATCTTGTCGACGCTGCCGACCGCAACGTCGTTGACCCGCACCGCCGACTGGGGCACCAGGTCGAGCACGTTGTCGAAGACCGCGTTGACCTGGTAGGTCGGCGAACCGAACGCCGCACCGCCGGGGAGGCTCAGGTCGGAGATGCCGGTGAAGTTGCAGCCGGTCGCGCAGACGAGGACGGCGATCGCGGCCGCGACCGGACGAAACAGGCGCGCTCTCATTGGCCCGCCTTCAACAGCTGCATGATCTCCTGCGTGGGCGACAGGGTGGAGGGCACGGCCGTCGGCAGGCCCAGGCTCGGGCAGGGCTGGTGGGTGACCGCCGAGTAGAGGAAGCAGGCCGGGTTGGTCGGGTTGCTCGGGTTGCCGAAGTCGTTCTCGAAGTCACCGCGCGAGTCGAGCGTGTGGTAGGTCGCGTTGTAGGCCAGCGTGAGGTTCTGCAGGCCGAGCGGGGCGTCGTCGAGGATCTCGGTGAGGTCGCGCTGCCGGTTGACCAGGATGTTGGTGATGTCGGTCAGCTGCTTGACGTCGGTGGTCAGCGTGCTGCGGTTGTCCCGGACGAAGCTGCCCACCTGGCCGAGCGCGACCGCCAGGTTGCGCAGCGCTGCGTCGAGCTCCTCCCGGTCGCCCGCGAGGATCGTCGAGACCTGCGCCAGATCGGTGTTGAGCTTGCGCACGTCGGTGTCGTGGCTGGCCAGGTTGGTCGTGAACTTCTGCAGGTTGGTCAACGTGCCGAACAGGTCCTCCTTGTGCCCCGACAGCGTCGAGATGGCCTGGGAGAAGTTCTGCAGCGCGGTGTTCAGCTTGTCGCCGTTGCCCTTGAGGTTGGCGGCGCCGACGTCGACCAGCCGTGACAGCGCGCCGTTCTTGTTCGCGCCGTTCGGGCCGAGCGCGACGTTGAGCTGGTTGAGGTTGCCGAAGATCTGGTCGAGCTCCAGCGGGATCGCGGTGCGCGACTCGGGGATCGTCGCGTTGTCGGCCATCTTCGGCCCGCCGGTGTAGGCCGGGGTCAGCTCGACGTAGCGGTCGCTGACGATCGACGGCGGGATGATGACG from Mycobacteriales bacterium includes the following:
- a CDS encoding MCE family protein produces the protein MKRYGAGRVAIIAFGAAAVVIAAVFGGTAAFGSGGGSMKLTAYFPQTIGLYEGSSVRILGVPVGKVTKIQPQGTRVKVVMDYDGSHPVPANAGAVIIPPSIVSDRYVELTPAYTGGPKMADNATIPESRTAIPLELDQIFGNLNQLNVALGPNGANKNGALSRLVDVGAANLKGNGDKLNTALQNFSQAISTLSGHKEDLFGTLTNLQKFTTNLASHDTDVRKLNTDLAQVSTILAGDREELDAALRNLAVALGQVGSFVRDNRSTLTTDVKQLTDITNILVNRQRDLTEILDDAPLGLQNLTLAYNATYHTLDSRGDFENDFGNPSNPTNPACFLYSAVTHQPCPSLGLPTAVPSTLSPTQEIMQLLKAGQ